A region of Curvibacter sp. AEP1-3 DNA encodes the following proteins:
- a CDS encoding dihydrodipicolinate synthase family protein, translating into MNPDIHGLWPALLLPVTDDGTLDTPRALAHAQRMLEAGCDGVTLFGTTGEGPAFTMAERKGLLEAMLAHGIRPDQIIVTTTALALGDAIELGRHASGLGVHRQMLMPPFFFNQPKDAGIIEAVSQVVRGIGDDGLKLLLYHFPFMSTFGFSHAAIAELVRRHPGQVMGVKDSSGDLEHSLALARAFPDLSILVGAEPHVAPVMCQGGSGSINGLSNIAPRLMKRVMSAPDKVSQADEQLILDLLKLLSVKPGMPFVGVYKAMLAEQSGDDAWLTMRAPLSPLDNTELQTVRSGYRALGATLSHL; encoded by the coding sequence TTGAACCCCGATATCCACGGCCTTTGGCCCGCGCTTTTGCTGCCCGTCACCGACGACGGCACGCTAGATACCCCACGTGCCTTGGCCCATGCACAACGCATGCTCGAGGCAGGTTGCGATGGCGTGACCCTTTTCGGTACGACGGGTGAAGGCCCGGCATTCACGATGGCTGAGCGCAAAGGCCTGCTGGAGGCCATGTTGGCCCACGGCATCCGTCCCGACCAGATCATTGTGACCACCACCGCGTTGGCGCTGGGCGATGCCATCGAACTGGGCCGTCACGCCAGCGGCTTGGGCGTGCACCGTCAGATGCTGATGCCGCCCTTTTTCTTCAATCAACCCAAAGACGCCGGCATCATCGAGGCCGTGTCCCAGGTGGTGCGAGGCATAGGCGACGATGGTTTGAAACTGCTGCTCTACCACTTCCCTTTCATGAGCACCTTCGGCTTCTCGCACGCCGCCATTGCAGAACTGGTGCGCCGCCACCCCGGACAGGTGATGGGCGTGAAAGACAGCAGTGGAGACCTCGAGCACTCACTCGCCTTAGCCCGTGCTTTCCCGGATTTGTCCATTCTGGTCGGGGCGGAGCCCCATGTGGCACCGGTCATGTGCCAAGGTGGATCGGGCTCCATCAATGGCCTGTCCAACATTGCGCCGCGCCTGATGAAGCGGGTGATGAGCGCACCCGACAAGGTCAGCCAAGCGGATGAACAACTCATTCTTGATTTGCTCAAACTGCTATCCGTCAAGCCCGGCATGCCCTTTGTGGGCGTCTACAAAGCCATGCTTGCAGAGCAGTCTGGCGACGATGCGTGGCTGACCATGCGCGCCCCTTTGAGCCCCTTGGATAACACCGAGTTACAAACCGTTCGCAGCGGTTATCGTGCACTGGGTGCCACATTGAGCCACCTGTAA
- the alaS gene encoding alanine--tRNA ligase yields MTQPVMSVADIRKTFLDFFASKGHTVVASSPLVPGNDPTLMFTNSGMVQFKDVFLGTDKRNYVRAASVQACLRAGGKHNDLENVGYTARHHTFFEMLGNWSFGDYFKKESLNWAWELLTTVYKLPAERLYATVYQEDDEAYSIWEDIFVKAGWTPERVKQEGRIIRIGDNKGGRYKSDNFWMMADTGPCGPCSEIFYDHGAHIPGGPPGSPDEDGDRFIEIWNNVFMQFNMDETGAVTPLPAPCVDTGMGLERLAAILQHVHSNYEIDLFDALIKAASRETGCTDLTNKSLRVIADHIRATAFLVSDGVIPSNEGRGYVQRRIVRRAIRHGYKLGQKTPFFHKLVKDLVQVMGAAYPNMASQEARITEVLRVEEERFFETLATGMQILDEALAGGVKVLPGEVAFKLHDTYGFPLDLSADVCRENGVEVDSAGFAAAMEQQKAKGRAAGKFKMDKALEYSGAGNTFVGYEHLTQAAKIVALYADGTAVSELKAGQDGVLVLDTTPFYAESGGQVGDEGAVFSDAGLFEVGDTQKIKADVFGHHGTLKTGVLRVGDAVTAHVDAAKRAATVRNHSATHLMHKALREVLGEHVQQKGSLVNAERTRFDFAHNAPVTAEQIRQIEAKVNAEVLANAAAQARVMDIESAQKTGAMMLFGEKYGETVRVLDIGSSRELCGGTHVHATGDIGLFKVVGEGGVAAGVRRIEAVTGANALHYLQDLEDTVGAAAATLKTPVAELGNRLGQMVDQVKALEKEVAALKGKLASAQGDELVSSAVDVNGVKVLAAKLEGADAKTLRDTMDKLKDKLKTAVIVLGAVDGDKVQIAAGVTNDTTAKVKAGELANFVASQVGGKGGGKADMAMAGGTEPAKLAGALASVQAWVSAKL; encoded by the coding sequence ATGACCCAGCCCGTAATGAGTGTTGCCGACATTCGCAAAACCTTCCTCGACTTCTTTGCCTCCAAGGGGCATACCGTCGTGGCGTCCAGTCCGCTGGTACCGGGCAATGACCCCACCCTGATGTTCACCAACTCGGGCATGGTGCAGTTCAAGGATGTGTTTCTGGGCACAGACAAGCGCAACTATGTGCGTGCGGCCTCCGTGCAAGCCTGCCTGCGTGCCGGTGGCAAGCACAACGATCTGGAAAACGTGGGCTATACCGCCCGCCACCACACCTTCTTCGAGATGCTAGGCAACTGGAGCTTCGGCGACTACTTCAAGAAGGAAAGCCTGAACTGGGCTTGGGAACTGCTGACCACCGTCTACAAGTTGCCCGCGGAAAGGCTGTACGCCACCGTCTACCAGGAAGACGACGAGGCCTACTCCATTTGGGAAGACATCTTCGTCAAGGCTGGCTGGACCCCTGAGCGCGTAAAGCAAGAGGGACGCATCATCCGCATCGGCGATAACAAGGGTGGCCGCTACAAGAGCGATAACTTCTGGATGATGGCCGACACCGGCCCCTGCGGCCCCTGCTCGGAAATTTTCTACGACCACGGTGCCCACATTCCCGGCGGCCCGCCCGGCAGCCCTGACGAAGACGGCGACCGTTTCATCGAGATCTGGAACAACGTGTTCATGCAGTTCAACATGGACGAGACCGGTGCCGTGACCCCACTGCCCGCACCCTGCGTGGACACCGGCATGGGCCTGGAGCGCCTGGCTGCCATCCTGCAGCACGTGCACAGCAACTATGAAATAGACTTGTTCGACGCGCTGATCAAAGCCGCTTCCCGCGAAACCGGATGCACGGACCTTACAAACAAGTCTCTGCGCGTGATTGCCGACCACATCCGCGCCACTGCGTTCCTGGTGAGTGACGGTGTGATCCCGAGTAACGAAGGCCGTGGCTACGTGCAGCGCCGCATCGTGCGCCGCGCCATCCGCCATGGCTACAAGCTGGGCCAGAAGACACCGTTCTTCCACAAGCTGGTCAAAGACCTGGTGCAGGTCATGGGCGCGGCATACCCCAACATGGCATCACAGGAGGCTCGTATCACCGAAGTGCTGCGCGTCGAAGAAGAGCGATTCTTCGAAACCCTGGCCACCGGCATGCAGATCCTGGACGAAGCCTTGGCTGGCGGTGTGAAAGTGCTGCCCGGTGAGGTGGCCTTCAAGTTGCACGACACCTATGGTTTCCCGCTCGATTTGTCGGCCGACGTGTGCCGCGAAAACGGTGTAGAAGTCGACAGCGCCGGTTTTGCCGCCGCCATGGAGCAGCAAAAGGCCAAGGGCCGTGCAGCGGGCAAGTTCAAGATGGACAAGGCGCTGGAGTACTCCGGCGCAGGCAACACTTTTGTAGGTTACGAGCATTTGACCCAAGCTGCAAAAATCGTAGCGCTTTACGCTGATGGTACGGCGGTTAGCGAGCTGAAGGCCGGTCAAGACGGCGTGCTGGTGCTGGACACCACACCGTTCTACGCCGAGAGCGGCGGCCAGGTGGGCGATGAGGGCGCGGTGTTCTCGGATGCCGGCCTGTTTGAAGTGGGCGACACCCAGAAGATCAAGGCCGATGTGTTCGGCCACCACGGCACACTGAAGACCGGCGTTTTGCGCGTGGGCGATGCCGTGACTGCTCATGTGGACGCCGCCAAGCGTGCCGCCACGGTTCGCAACCACAGCGCCACTCACCTGATGCACAAAGCCCTGCGTGAAGTGCTGGGCGAGCATGTGCAGCAAAAGGGTTCATTGGTGAATGCCGAGCGCACCCGTTTTGACTTTGCACACAACGCGCCTGTGACAGCCGAGCAAATTCGCCAGATTGAAGCAAAAGTGAACGCCGAAGTGCTGGCCAATGCCGCAGCGCAAGCGCGCGTGATGGACATTGAGTCTGCCCAGAAGACCGGCGCCATGATGTTGTTCGGAGAGAAATACGGTGAAACCGTACGCGTGCTCGACATCGGCTCCAGCCGCGAGCTCTGCGGCGGCACCCACGTGCATGCCACTGGAGACATCGGCTTGTTCAAGGTGGTGGGCGAAGGCGGTGTGGCCGCTGGCGTGCGCCGCATTGAGGCGGTGACAGGTGCCAACGCACTGCACTATCTTCAGGACCTGGAAGACACGGTGGGCGCAGCTGCGGCAACGCTCAAAACACCCGTGGCTGAGTTGGGCAACCGCCTGGGCCAGATGGTGGACCAGGTCAAGGCGCTGGAGAAAGAAGTTGCAGCACTCAAGGGCAAGTTGGCTTCCGCGCAGGGCGACGAGCTGGTGAGCAGCGCGGTAGACGTGAACGGCGTGAAGGTGCTGGCCGCCAAGCTCGAAGGCGCGGACGCCAAGACCTTGCGCGACACCATGGACAAGCTCAAGGACAAGCTCAAGACTGCTGTCATCGTGCTGGGCGCTGTCGATGGCGACAAGGTGCAGATCGCAGCCGGCGTGACCAACGACACGACAGCTAAGGTCAAAGCCGGTGAGCTGGCCAACTTTGTCGCAAGCCAAGTAGGTGGCAAGGGCGGCGGCAAGGCCGACATGGCCATGGCCGGTGGCACAGAGCCTGCCAAGCTGGCCGGCGCGCTGGCCAGTGTGCAAGCCTGGGTAAGTGCCAAGCTGTGA
- a CDS encoding fumarylacetoacetate hydrolase family protein, producing MQLTPDNTLPADAGHATLLGRIWRPELQGPSVVTVRDGMVIDISSIYPTARDVCETADPARALRAAHGETVCSVQSLLANSSAASRDAALPWLLAPCDLQAIKAAGVTFATSMLERVIEEKARGNPAAASAIRTEIQSLIGDDLSKLKPGSEQAMALKQVLITQGAWSQYLEVGIGPDAEIFTKAPVLAAVGCGDDAGLHPASHWNNPEPEVVLTVNSRGEVVGATLGNDVNLRDVEGRSALLLGKAKDNNASASVGPFIRLFDEKFTINDVRSAELTLRVEGADGFVMDGYSSMARISRDPLDLAAQLIGPHHQYPDGAMLFLGTLFAPVQDRDAPGGGFTHKLDDVVTIHSAKLGTLRNRMRHCDQCPPWTFSASHLMRNLAKRGLL from the coding sequence ATGCAACTCACTCCTGACAACACCCTGCCGGCCGATGCCGGCCACGCAACCCTGTTGGGCCGTATCTGGCGGCCTGAACTACAAGGCCCCAGCGTGGTTACGGTACGCGATGGCATGGTGATCGACATCAGCAGCATCTATCCCACAGCCCGTGATGTATGCGAAACCGCCGATCCGGCCCGCGCCCTGCGCGCAGCCCATGGGGAAACTGTTTGCAGTGTGCAAAGCCTGCTGGCCAACAGCAGCGCTGCCAGCAGGGACGCTGCCTTACCGTGGCTGTTGGCCCCCTGTGATCTGCAAGCCATCAAGGCAGCCGGGGTGACGTTTGCCACGTCCATGCTGGAACGGGTGATTGAAGAGAAAGCCAGAGGCAACCCGGCGGCGGCGAGCGCCATACGCACTGAAATCCAGTCACTGATCGGCGACGACCTATCCAAACTCAAGCCCGGTTCGGAACAGGCCATGGCACTCAAACAAGTGCTGATTACACAAGGTGCCTGGAGCCAGTACCTCGAAGTCGGCATCGGCCCTGATGCAGAGATTTTTACGAAAGCACCGGTACTGGCCGCTGTGGGCTGCGGGGACGACGCGGGCTTGCACCCCGCATCACACTGGAATAACCCCGAACCGGAAGTCGTACTCACTGTTAACTCGCGCGGCGAAGTCGTGGGTGCCACGCTGGGCAACGACGTGAACCTGCGTGATGTAGAAGGCCGCTCAGCACTTTTGCTGGGTAAAGCCAAGGACAACAACGCTTCGGCGTCGGTAGGGCCCTTCATTCGCTTGTTTGACGAGAAATTCACCATCAACGACGTGCGCAGCGCTGAACTGACATTGCGTGTGGAAGGCGCTGACGGTTTTGTGATGGATGGCTATTCATCCATGGCACGCATCAGCCGTGACCCGCTGGACCTTGCCGCCCAGCTGATAGGCCCGCATCACCAATACCCGGATGGAGCCATGCTGTTTTTGGGTACTTTGTTTGCGCCTGTGCAGGACCGGGATGCCCCGGGCGGCGGCTTTACCCACAAACTGGACGATGTGGTCACCATCCACAGCGCCAAACTGGGGACCCTGCGCAACCGCATGCGGCACTGCGACCAGTGCCCACCCTGGACATTCAGCGCATCGCATTTGATGCGTAACTTGGCAAAGAGGGGCTTGCTGTAA
- a CDS encoding TRAP transporter small permease — MLRRLQQAANLLGGGLFLTLFIVFIIQITARFGFNKPLPWTDEAAVILYVWVILWGAAAVVPEREHVVFDLLWNSVNYRSRQVMRIAGSLLIGGLSAAAIPASWDYVHFMAREGSPVLGVSFMWIFMPFVFLLIALVIRSAWAIWNAVRGIGLEAELRI; from the coding sequence ATGTTGCGTCGATTGCAACAGGCCGCCAACCTTCTGGGCGGCGGCCTTTTCCTGACCCTGTTCATCGTTTTCATCATCCAGATCACGGCGCGTTTCGGTTTCAACAAGCCCCTGCCGTGGACCGATGAAGCCGCGGTGATTCTGTATGTGTGGGTGATTCTTTGGGGTGCCGCGGCCGTGGTGCCCGAGCGCGAACATGTAGTGTTTGATTTGCTGTGGAACAGCGTCAACTACCGTAGCCGCCAGGTCATGCGCATTGCAGGCAGCCTGCTGATTGGCGGCTTGTCTGCTGCAGCCATTCCTGCCAGCTGGGACTATGTGCACTTCATGGCGCGCGAAGGCTCGCCGGTGTTGGGCGTTTCTTTCATGTGGATTTTTATGCCCTTTGTATTCCTGCTGATCGCTTTGGTCATCCGCAGTGCATGGGCCATCTGGAACGCGGTGCGCGGCATCGGTCTGGAAGCGGAGTTGCGCATATGA
- a CDS encoding TRAP transporter large permease: MTTGLWVLVAILLVGLLLRMPIGFSMLAAGIGYLIAKGQDVGLVAEQVGNGLYNSYVLLAVPLFVFAANIMNAGTVSERIFDFCRILVGRMRGGLAQVDILVSVIFSGMSGSAIADAAGPGLVTIRQMLKKPEYTRGFAGAVVVASATLGPIIPPSIPMVIYALVSGASVGALFLGGVVPGFLMAGLMMFVVHIIAVKRNMPRDEPVPRSEWAGLIFRGALPLSMPIVLLGGIYSGAFTPTEAAAVAALHALILAAVVFRALTWRSFWGVVMESARGSAVITLILAGSFMLNYAFTAEGVPQSMAMWVDSMHLSKIQFLLLVNVMFLVLGCFLDVSVLLLVFVPMLLPAAKLLGVDLVHFGVLVVLNMMIGLIHPPFGMLLFVTKALTGIPIGEMMKEGWPFLVMLLCLLLAMTCFPQIVLWLPQTMGYVTR, encoded by the coding sequence ATGACAACCGGACTGTGGGTACTGGTGGCTATTCTTTTGGTCGGCTTGCTGTTGCGCATGCCCATCGGCTTCTCCATGTTGGCAGCAGGCATCGGCTATTTGATTGCCAAGGGCCAGGACGTAGGTCTGGTAGCCGAGCAAGTGGGCAACGGCCTGTACAACAGCTACGTGCTCCTGGCCGTACCGCTTTTTGTATTCGCCGCCAACATCATGAATGCCGGCACTGTGAGCGAGCGCATTTTTGACTTTTGCCGAATCCTGGTCGGCCGCATGCGGGGAGGCTTGGCACAAGTCGACATTCTTGTGAGCGTGATCTTTTCAGGTATGAGCGGAAGTGCGATTGCAGATGCTGCCGGCCCCGGCCTGGTCACCATCCGCCAGATGCTCAAAAAGCCGGAATACACCCGCGGGTTTGCCGGTGCCGTCGTGGTGGCCAGCGCAACACTGGGGCCCATTATCCCGCCCTCCATCCCCATGGTGATTTATGCGCTGGTGTCCGGTGCGTCGGTCGGCGCCTTGTTTTTGGGCGGTGTAGTGCCCGGCTTTCTGATGGCTGGCCTGATGATGTTTGTGGTGCACATCATCGCGGTGAAACGCAACATGCCGCGTGACGAACCGGTGCCCCGTTCTGAATGGGCCGGGCTAATTTTCCGCGGTGCGTTGCCGCTATCCATGCCCATAGTCCTGCTAGGCGGCATTTACTCAGGAGCTTTTACGCCTACTGAAGCTGCGGCAGTGGCTGCTTTGCATGCACTCATCCTCGCCGCCGTGGTGTTCCGAGCGCTCACTTGGCGCAGCTTCTGGGGTGTGGTGATGGAGTCCGCACGCGGCAGCGCAGTCATCACCCTTATCCTTGCCGGCTCATTCATGCTGAACTACGCCTTCACCGCCGAGGGCGTGCCCCAAAGCATGGCGATGTGGGTCGACAGCATGCACCTGTCCAAAATCCAGTTCCTCTTGCTGGTGAACGTCATGTTTCTGGTGTTGGGCTGTTTTCTGGATGTGTCCGTCTTGCTCTTGGTCTTCGTGCCCATGCTGCTGCCGGCTGCCAAATTGCTCGGGGTGGACCTGGTGCACTTCGGTGTGCTGGTGGTCCTGAACATGATGATCGGCTTGATCCACCCCCCCTTCGGCATGTTGCTGTTTGTCACCAAGGCACTCACCGGGATTCCTATCGGCGAGATGATGAAGGAAGGCTGGCCCTTCCTGGTCATGCTGCTCTGCCTGCTGCTGGCCATGACTTGCTTTCCCCAGATCGTTCTGTGGCTACCGCAGACCATGGGCTACGTGACCCGATAG
- a CDS encoding aminotransferase-like domain-containing protein, which translates to MLTLSPDIATPLVSQIVDGLRGLIAGQVLKPGSKLPSIRAFAVAHNVSVFTVVEAYDRLVAQGWLVSRAHSGFFVKRREEGGSVGAPAREVETPRFDASWYLKQIFENRNLPLKPGCGWLPHDWLFGDAVRRSMRQLSSDGSELDGYGLPYGHMALRMIIAESLAEHQISADAGQVLLTHGSSQGLDLVARCLLKPGDTVLVDDPGYPNLLFMLRFWGVDVVGVPRTGVGYDLAALEAILATRKPKAFFTQPRLQSPTCSVASVAQLHRLLQLAELHDFVLVENDIYADMDATSRTTLASLDQLRRVVYVGSYSKTISPNLRVGYLLARPDLSAQFVQLKMIAGLTSSDIAERITFGAITDGRWRKHLKSLRDRLGEAHRQVSRRLLGLGFEIFHEPEAGMYLWARHPDIADSAVLSQSATQEGIMLGPGQLFLVEPRPTGWLRFNVAFSSDERLWRFLDQRILVGQSAEHA; encoded by the coding sequence ATGCTCACACTCAGTCCCGACATTGCTACCCCCCTGGTAAGCCAGATCGTGGACGGACTGCGCGGGCTGATTGCGGGGCAGGTGCTCAAGCCCGGTAGCAAGCTGCCTTCCATCCGCGCATTTGCGGTGGCGCACAACGTCAGCGTGTTTACGGTGGTCGAGGCCTATGACCGTTTGGTCGCCCAGGGATGGCTGGTCTCGCGGGCCCATTCCGGCTTTTTTGTAAAGCGGCGTGAGGAGGGCGGCAGCGTCGGGGCACCAGCCCGCGAAGTGGAAACGCCCCGTTTTGATGCAAGCTGGTACCTCAAGCAGATTTTCGAGAACCGGAACCTGCCGTTAAAGCCCGGTTGCGGCTGGTTGCCGCATGATTGGTTATTCGGTGATGCCGTGCGCCGCAGCATGCGCCAGCTCTCCAGCGATGGCTCTGAATTGGACGGCTATGGCCTGCCCTATGGCCACATGGCCTTGCGCATGATCATTGCGGAGTCATTGGCCGAACATCAGATTTCGGCAGACGCCGGCCAGGTGTTGTTGACGCATGGCTCCAGCCAAGGGCTGGATCTGGTGGCGCGCTGCCTGCTCAAGCCGGGCGACACCGTACTGGTAGACGATCCGGGCTACCCCAATCTCTTGTTTATGTTGCGCTTCTGGGGCGTGGACGTGGTCGGCGTGCCGCGCACGGGCGTGGGCTACGACCTCGCTGCTTTGGAGGCCATTCTGGCAACCCGCAAGCCCAAGGCCTTCTTCACCCAACCCCGTTTGCAGAGTCCTACCTGCTCGGTTGCTTCGGTGGCGCAACTGCACCGCTTGTTGCAACTGGCGGAGCTGCACGATTTTGTTCTGGTCGAAAACGACATTTATGCCGACATGGATGCGACTTCGCGCACCACGCTGGCCAGTCTGGACCAATTGCGTCGCGTGGTTTACGTGGGCAGTTACTCAAAAACAATTTCGCCCAACCTGCGTGTGGGTTACTTGTTGGCCCGGCCTGATCTGTCAGCGCAATTCGTGCAGCTGAAGATGATTGCAGGACTGACGTCTTCCGATATTGCCGAGCGGATTACCTTCGGCGCGATTACGGATGGCCGCTGGCGCAAGCACCTGAAGTCGCTGCGGGACCGCTTGGGTGAAGCACACCGCCAAGTCAGTCGCAGGCTGCTGGGTCTGGGTTTTGAGATCTTTCATGAGCCTGAGGCCGGCATGTACCTGTGGGCAAGGCACCCTGACATCGCGGACAGCGCCGTCCTGTCGCAGTCAGCGACTCAGGAAGGTATCATGTTGGGGCCCGGCCAGTTGTTCCTGGTGGAGCCTCGGCCTACCGGATGGTTGCGCTTCAATGTGGCGTTTAGCTCGGACGAGCGCCTGTGGCGCTTTCTGGACCAGCGGATCCTGGTGGGGCAAAGCGCCGAACACGCCTGA
- a CDS encoding GntR family transcriptional regulator, whose amino-acid sequence MNQVVNSPVDDSLSQRAKAYQGFTRQVFEGTIRAGQFVSQRELMTLLDMPLGAVREMIPRLEAAGLVKTVPQRGLQIAHVDLRLIRNAFQVRSMIEREALLHFVHTATDAELEAIEASHHRILARAAAPDALQDATLLDEAQALDWGLHDRMVDALGNDIISDQYRVNSLRVRLIKLEQSVITPGRLIPAMQEHLRFIEALRARDGAKAATLLEEHISSARNRVMHAPLEQVRNEWGVSSTPHIDPIPTDNIRRHV is encoded by the coding sequence ATGAATCAAGTGGTAAACAGCCCTGTCGACGACTCGCTGAGCCAGCGTGCCAAGGCTTACCAAGGTTTCACGCGACAGGTGTTTGAGGGAACCATCCGTGCCGGGCAGTTTGTGTCGCAACGCGAATTGATGACCTTGCTGGATATGCCCTTGGGCGCGGTGCGCGAGATGATTCCCCGCCTGGAAGCTGCTGGCCTTGTCAAAACTGTGCCGCAACGCGGTCTGCAGATTGCCCATGTGGACCTGCGACTGATCCGCAATGCGTTTCAGGTGCGCTCCATGATCGAACGGGAGGCATTGCTGCATTTCGTGCACACCGCAACCGATGCCGAACTGGAAGCCATTGAAGCCAGCCACCACCGGATATTGGCCCGTGCCGCGGCGCCCGATGCATTGCAAGACGCCACCCTGCTGGACGAAGCCCAAGCGCTGGACTGGGGCCTGCATGACCGCATGGTGGACGCACTGGGTAACGACATCATTTCCGACCAGTACCGGGTCAACAGCTTGCGGGTACGACTGATCAAGCTCGAACAAAGCGTGATTACCCCGGGCCGCCTCATTCCAGCCATGCAGGAGCACTTGCGCTTTATCGAAGCGCTACGAGCGCGGGATGGCGCCAAAGCCGCCACCCTATTGGAGGAACACATCAGTAGCGCCCGCAACCGGGTCATGCATGCCCCACTGGAACAAGTGCGCAATGAATGGGGCGTCAGCTCCACCCCCCACATCGACCCGATTCCCACCGACAACATCAGGAGACACGTTTGA
- a CDS encoding sialic acid TRAP transporter substrate-binding protein SiaP, translating into MTTTRLNRRTLLGAAAAMGAAALPALPAMAQTKTVLRISTPAVPDDWHAKMWTVFKEQLEKTAPGEFDVQINLNATLFKQGTEPAAMARGNLELSSISAFDIAKLVPEFSIFTAGYVVRDPDQQQKIFNGPIGAELFKAVSEKMEVTPLATVYLGTRQVNLREAKPVKTPADLKGVKLRMPGSKEWLFLGEALGATATPLAFGEVYMGLKTGTIDGQDNPLPSVRAAKFYEVTKQIVLTSHLVDGIFIAISNKSFNALTPAQKQKVTAAAQAAAAYNNENRIKEEGQLVEFFKKEGLQVSTPDVDAFRKSVQATYQASDYAKVWPKGLLDRINATK; encoded by the coding sequence ATGACCACTACCCGACTGAATCGCCGCACTCTGCTGGGCGCCGCTGCCGCAATGGGCGCTGCCGCGCTGCCCGCATTGCCGGCCATGGCACAGACCAAGACCGTGCTGCGCATCTCCACCCCCGCAGTGCCCGACGACTGGCACGCCAAGATGTGGACCGTGTTCAAGGAACAACTCGAAAAAACGGCCCCCGGCGAGTTCGATGTCCAGATCAACCTGAACGCCACCCTGTTCAAGCAAGGCACCGAGCCTGCCGCCATGGCCCGTGGCAACCTGGAGCTGTCCAGCATTTCGGCCTTTGACATTGCCAAACTCGTGCCCGAGTTCTCCATCTTCACCGCCGGCTACGTGGTGCGCGATCCGGACCAGCAACAAAAGATATTCAACGGCCCCATTGGTGCGGAGCTGTTCAAGGCCGTGTCTGAAAAAATGGAAGTCACACCGCTGGCCACCGTCTATTTGGGCACCCGTCAGGTCAATCTGCGCGAAGCCAAGCCGGTCAAAACACCTGCAGACTTGAAAGGCGTGAAGCTTCGCATGCCCGGCTCCAAGGAGTGGTTGTTCCTGGGCGAAGCACTGGGTGCCACCGCCACACCGCTGGCATTCGGCGAGGTGTACATGGGACTCAAGACCGGCACCATCGACGGCCAGGACAATCCCCTGCCCTCGGTACGCGCTGCCAAGTTTTACGAAGTCACCAAACAAATCGTGTTGACCAGCCACCTGGTAGACGGCATCTTTATCGCCATCTCCAACAAGAGCTTCAATGCACTGACGCCCGCGCAAAAGCAAAAGGTGACAGCAGCCGCTCAAGCTGCAGCTGCTTACAACAACGAGAACCGCATCAAGGAAGAAGGCCAGCTCGTCGAATTCTTCAAGAAGGAAGGCCTGCAGGTATCGACTCCTGATGTGGATGCATTCCGCAAGTCCGTGCAAGCCACCTACCAGGCGTCTGACTACGCCAAAGTGTGGCCCAAGGGTTTGCTCGATCGCATCAACGCGACGAAGTAA